A stretch of Syntrophorhabdus sp. DNA encodes these proteins:
- a CDS encoding tyrosine-type recombinase/integrase has protein sequence MPEGYEKTKYQGVFTRTMKSGDRSYYITYYAGGKKVFEKVGKQSEKYTAELAYQIRIERIRERRHGRELDIRKKAPRFSTVADKYLAWAAKNKAREGYDDTNRYNKHLKDSIGKKRLDDLTPMVLEELKSDLYRKGLSDATVKHILVLVRMVWNKAVAWNLWKGENPIKKIKLPTVQNRRERYLSPEEAALILAKLKERSSTTHDIALLSLRCGLRFGEITSLRRMDIDLDNGIINVSDPKNKTSRKAFMTPAVREILQARLPEYPEEYVFTDRQGQKIRELSNAFDRVVEGLGWNAGITDRRQKVTFHTLRHTHASLLAIQGESLITIAEALGHKSLQMVKRYAHLSDTTRREAAEKLERTMAEAVPVIEESKEHKAGKARNGKKKPVKKSPRKTAAKK, from the coding sequence AAGGGGTGTTCACCAGGACCATGAAGTCCGGTGACCGGTCATATTATATCACCTATTATGCCGGCGGCAAGAAGGTATTTGAGAAGGTCGGGAAGCAGTCGGAAAAGTATACCGCCGAGTTGGCTTACCAGATCCGGATCGAAAGGATCCGGGAGAGGCGACACGGACGGGAGCTCGATATAAGAAAGAAAGCTCCAAGGTTCTCTACAGTGGCAGACAAATACCTCGCGTGGGCAGCCAAGAACAAGGCGCGTGAAGGTTATGACGACACCAATAGGTACAATAAACACCTCAAGGACAGCATCGGAAAGAAACGCCTGGACGACCTCACTCCAATGGTACTGGAAGAACTCAAGAGCGACCTTTACAGGAAGGGCCTCTCGGATGCCACGGTGAAGCACATCCTGGTCCTGGTGCGCATGGTCTGGAACAAGGCGGTCGCTTGGAACTTGTGGAAGGGGGAAAACCCTATCAAGAAGATTAAACTGCCGACTGTACAGAACCGCCGCGAGAGGTACCTGTCCCCGGAGGAGGCCGCCCTCATCCTTGCGAAACTGAAGGAAAGATCGTCTACAACGCACGATATCGCGCTCCTTTCCCTCCGGTGCGGCCTGCGTTTCGGGGAGATCACGAGCCTCCGCCGCATGGATATTGACCTCGACAACGGGATCATTAATGTCTCGGACCCCAAAAACAAGACATCCAGGAAGGCCTTCATGACCCCGGCCGTTAGGGAAATACTTCAGGCCCGTTTGCCCGAATATCCCGAGGAATACGTGTTCACCGACCGACAGGGACAAAAAATCCGTGAGCTCTCTAATGCCTTTGACAGAGTCGTTGAAGGCCTTGGCTGGAACGCTGGCATCACGGACCGGCGGCAAAAGGTGACGTTTCACACCCTCAGACATACCCATGCCAGCCTTCTCGCCATTCAGGGTGAATCCTTGATCACGATCGCAGAGGCCCTGGGGCACAAATCCCTACAGATGGTGAAACGATATGCCCACCTGTCCGATACGACCCGAAGGGAAGCGGCCGAGAAGCTGGAGCGTACGATGGCTGAGGCCGTGCCGGTGATCGAGGAGTCGAAAGAGCACAAGGCGGGAAAGGCGAGGAACGGAAAGAAGAAGCCGGTGAAGAAGTCTCCAAGGAAGACCGCAGCGAAGAAATAG